The following proteins come from a genomic window of Dreissena polymorpha isolate Duluth1 chromosome 1, UMN_Dpol_1.0, whole genome shotgun sequence:
- the LOC127867338 gene encoding uncharacterized protein LOC127867338, whose amino-acid sequence MEGTTVCNYDVLRCLKDKISKSRNVEEIEQLIQKDKLPRTYEPSKEEIEKVKKRRACNRKSALQSRERQKKEYKENRKRLEELKEYNCDIKGKLKRMKNNKNQYITLLSAWMTEKEIRATLETKLQTESFDFLLSTDNSRDQCSRQSSTSGNELSTEDTGSVAALYEEGNDDGSSDGFDALSDRIECSIEEQQHVLAES is encoded by the exons ATGGAGGGTACAACTGTTTGCAATTATGACGTTTTAAGGTGCTTAAAAGACAAAATAAGTAAATCGAGAAACGTTGAAGAAATTGAACAGTTGATTCAGAAAGACAAATTGCCAAGAACGTATGAG CCTTCGAAGGAAGAAATAGAAAAGGTTAAAAAAAGACGTGCATGTAACCGAAAATCGGCACTTCAGAGCAGGGAACGGCAGAAAAAAGAATACAAGGAAAACCGAAAG CGCTTGGAGGAATTAAAGGAATACAATTGTGATATAAAGGGAAAGTTGAAACGGATGAAAAACAACAAGAACCAATATATTACTTTGTTATCAGCGTGGATGACAGAAAAAGAGATACGAGCAACGCTTGAAACAAAGCTGCAGACGGAGTCGTTTGACTTCTTGCTATCAACGGACAATTCTCGGGATCAGTGCAGCAGGCAGTCAAGTACATCGGGTAACGAGCTTTCGACAGAGGACACTGGCAGTGTAGCTGCCTTGTATGAAGAAGGAAACGACGATGGCTCTTCGGACGGATTTGATGCCCTGAGTGATCGTATTGAATGTAGCATAGAAGAACAGCAACATGTACTAGCGGAATCTTGA